In Enterobacteriaceae bacterium Kacie_13, the following proteins share a genomic window:
- the tssI gene encoding type VI secretion system tip protein VgrG — MLLTAGLKEMQENHFLHWNGPVASDFLLLSLSGRETVSTPFFYELRSETALDEKGIAALHGKAVSCQIGDGLHSLPQRYLHGIVTRIQRKRGANNQTVCLFRLEPAFALLQSGRSTRVWQNMTVPDLVSKLLSEHNISQVDLQLRNTYQKREYCIQYRESDFDFICRLLEEEGIYYFFKHQENQHQMVLADQPGGHPTAKAGTLPWHHQGQILTPGNIEIWSISSSLIPGEVALSGYNMQKAAAVADSHNSTSKTQSVDHLTFTDITPLAERAQITSKAKNSMEAFETNTQMYDATVNAHWLSCGEVFSLTDHPTDNDSYRIQALSLEATNNVENSTGGYHCEIQSLRNSVKWRPVCTRTPPDIAGVLIAKVVGPSSEEIHTDEYGRIKIQFPWDTENKNDDNSSCWVRVSQPWTGSKFGFQFIPRVGSEVLVSFIQGNPDFPLVTGSVYNGQNKLPFTLPDEKTESGFATRSTSKGGMEEGHRLSFNDKKGEEKLTIIAQKDLLLTVKNDVTSEVTHEVKSKIGANRETEITKGNDTLVLKQGSLHITLDKGDIEQKVTGNVTTSLNNGNYSLTATGGSGKIKTDKTCVIESTQSIELKVGSNKIAISPSGITISGTMIKIEGSGTAELKGAMTTVQGSGMTQIKGGIINIG, encoded by the coding sequence ATGTTATTAACCGCAGGACTGAAAGAGATGCAGGAAAATCACTTCCTGCACTGGAACGGCCCCGTTGCTTCGGATTTCTTACTGCTGTCACTTAGCGGTCGTGAGACGGTTTCCACGCCTTTTTTCTATGAACTGCGCTCGGAGACGGCGCTTGATGAGAAAGGAATTGCGGCCTTACATGGTAAAGCGGTGTCCTGCCAGATTGGCGACGGATTACATAGTTTGCCACAACGCTATCTGCACGGAATTGTGACCCGCATCCAGCGCAAACGGGGGGCTAATAATCAGACGGTATGCCTTTTCAGGCTGGAGCCCGCCTTTGCACTGTTGCAGTCAGGGCGCTCGACGCGTGTCTGGCAAAACATGACCGTGCCGGACCTGGTTAGCAAACTGCTCAGTGAGCACAACATCAGCCAGGTGGATCTCCAGCTGAGAAATACCTATCAGAAACGGGAATATTGTATTCAGTATCGCGAATCCGATTTCGATTTCATCTGCCGCCTTCTGGAAGAAGAAGGTATCTATTACTTCTTTAAACATCAGGAAAATCAGCACCAAATGGTACTGGCGGATCAACCCGGCGGGCACCCGACGGCCAAAGCGGGCACATTGCCATGGCACCATCAGGGGCAAATTCTCACCCCCGGCAACATCGAAATCTGGTCGATCAGTTCGTCACTTATTCCCGGTGAAGTCGCGCTGTCTGGCTACAACATGCAGAAAGCGGCGGCGGTGGCCGACAGCCATAATTCAACGTCGAAAACGCAAAGCGTCGATCATCTGACGTTTACTGACATCACACCGCTCGCCGAACGTGCACAGATCACCAGCAAAGCTAAAAATTCCATGGAGGCGTTCGAAACCAACACTCAGATGTACGACGCCACCGTTAACGCCCACTGGCTCAGCTGTGGCGAGGTGTTCAGCCTGACTGACCACCCGACTGACAACGACAGTTACCGTATTCAGGCGCTCAGCCTTGAGGCCACCAACAATGTCGAAAATAGCACCGGCGGCTATCACTGTGAGATTCAGTCACTGCGTAACAGTGTGAAATGGCGTCCGGTTTGTACCCGGACCCCGCCGGACATTGCGGGCGTACTGATCGCCAAAGTGGTCGGCCCATCTTCGGAAGAAATTCATACCGACGAATATGGCCGAATCAAAATCCAGTTTCCCTGGGACACCGAAAACAAAAATGACGACAACAGCTCCTGCTGGGTGCGCGTCTCACAACCCTGGACCGGCAGCAAATTCGGTTTCCAGTTTATCCCCCGCGTCGGCAGTGAAGTGCTGGTCAGCTTTATTCAGGGAAACCCAGACTTTCCGCTGGTCACCGGCTCGGTCTACAACGGCCAAAACAAACTGCCCTTCACTTTGCCCGACGAGAAAACCGAATCCGGCTTCGCCACGCGCAGCACCAGCAAAGGCGGGATGGAAGAGGGCCACCGGCTGAGTTTTAACGATAAAAAAGGCGAAGAGAAGCTGACGATCATCGCACAAAAAGACCTGTTGCTGACCGTAAAAAACGACGTCACCAGCGAGGTCACACACGAAGTAAAAAGCAAAATAGGGGCTAACCGCGAGACGGAAATCACCAAAGGTAACGACACGCTGGTGCTCAAACAAGGCTCCCTGCACATCACCCTCGATAAAGGCGATATAGAGCAGAAAGTCACCGGAAACGTCACTACCAGCCTGAACAACGGCAATTACTCCCTCACGGCGACCGGTGGCAGCGGCAAGATTAAAACCGACAAAACCTGTGTGATCGAATCCACGCAGTCCATCGAGTTGAAGGTCGGCTCCAACAAAATCGCGATTTCGCCCAGCGGCATCACCATCAGCGGCACGATGATCAAAATAGAAGGCTCAGGCACCGCCGAACTGAAAGGTGCGATGACTACGGTCCAGGGTAGCGGGATGACGCAGATTAAAGGCGGCATCATCAATATTGGCTAA
- a CDS encoding type VI secretion protein: MGQPAARVSDMHVCPMVTPGLPPIPHVGGPILPPGVPTVLIGGMPAATVGSMAVCVGPPDSIVMGSVKVLIGKKPAARMGDNCAHGGTIVMGCPKVLIG; this comes from the coding sequence ATGGGACAACCCGCAGCTCGCGTTTCAGATATGCACGTTTGCCCGATGGTCACGCCTGGCCTGCCGCCGATCCCTCACGTGGGTGGCCCGATCCTGCCGCCCGGCGTGCCTACGGTGCTGATTGGGGGTATGCCCGCCGCCACCGTCGGCTCGATGGCTGTCTGCGTGGGCCCTCCGGACAGTATTGTCATGGGCAGCGTCAAAGTATTGATCGGCAAAAAACCTGCCGCCCGCATGGGCGACAACTGTGCCCACGGCGGCACTATCGTCATGGGCTGTCCGAAAGTTCTTATTGGATAG
- the tssA gene encoding type VI secretion system protein TssA translates to MSATQPEIAALLMPISPENPAGLNLEYEQIYDDIRQSRESDPDYLPQDEWIIAEPRSADWHKVRTLCTAVLSQQSKDLQIGCWLVEALTHLQGIEGAETGFQFLSEFITHFWFQCWPTLDDDGTTFRYSKLSRLDRDISQVLYTRPLIRQPESSLAHWHRVLAFEHKICTWPDSRDDMIAKEGDLSMETFDVLAAAFSSIEISQQAGNLERLKIQLDRLEACYFSLSQEEPHVLFAQTRQSLSDSTDFLQRLAQRAIPVGCETLNLNFTDLTDQSIAFETGDAYQAPARNQPLSRDLAISQMLTIAHFFRQTEPSSPVPFLMERAARWANMTLTEWLEEMLTDSGSMREINNVLKGQKE, encoded by the coding sequence ATGTCAGCAACGCAACCAGAAATAGCCGCTCTGTTGATGCCCATCAGTCCGGAAAATCCGGCAGGGCTCAATCTGGAATACGAGCAAATTTATGATGATATCCGTCAGTCTCGCGAGAGCGATCCGGACTATCTTCCGCAGGATGAATGGATAATCGCTGAGCCCCGCAGCGCTGACTGGCATAAAGTGCGCACGCTCTGCACTGCCGTGCTCTCGCAGCAAAGCAAAGATTTGCAGATCGGCTGCTGGCTGGTTGAAGCCCTGACTCATTTACAGGGCATTGAGGGTGCGGAAACCGGCTTTCAATTTCTGAGCGAATTCATCACGCACTTCTGGTTTCAGTGCTGGCCCACACTGGATGACGACGGCACGACGTTCCGGTACAGCAAACTCAGCCGCCTCGATCGCGATATCAGTCAGGTGCTGTACACCCGGCCGCTGATCCGCCAGCCGGAATCCTCTTTGGCGCACTGGCACAGGGTGCTCGCCTTCGAACATAAAATTTGTACGTGGCCGGATTCACGCGACGACATGATAGCCAAAGAGGGCGATCTGAGCATGGAGACGTTCGATGTGCTCGCTGCGGCGTTTTCCTCCATCGAAATCAGCCAGCAGGCCGGTAACCTTGAGCGCCTGAAAATTCAGCTCGACCGGCTGGAAGCCTGTTATTTCTCGCTGAGTCAGGAAGAGCCTCACGTCTTGTTTGCTCAAACCCGCCAAAGCCTGTCAGACAGTACGGATTTTCTGCAACGTCTGGCACAGCGGGCGATTCCAGTAGGCTGTGAAACGCTGAACCTGAATTTCACCGATCTCACCGACCAATCCATCGCCTTTGAGACGGGGGATGCTTATCAGGCGCCGGCTCGCAATCAGCCGCTTTCACGTGATCTGGCCATCAGCCAGATGCTGACTATCGCCCACTTTTTCCGCCAGACCGAACCCTCCAGTCCGGTGCCATTCCTGATGGAGCGCGCGGCGCGCTGGGCGAACATGACTCTCACCGAATGGCTGGAAGAAATGCTGACTGACAGCGGAAGCATGCGTGAAATCAACAACGTACTAAAAGGACAGAAAGAGTGA
- a CDS encoding type VI secretion system lipoprotein TssJ produces the protein MFIISTLLSGCAGEQADNKVTAEQQAVEQVAAPFAQGAIALTITAEPGLNSWNEIANSCTLLVIQAQKASSLNKIMSNPAQLKNLFNGAGAEDDILKVDRYAAMPGQQTTLHIDRSENTRVVAIVAGYYPFPKKQHMAMVSIPVTLTSTGWWTPKWSAQLSPLILNVRLGSQSITELTKNASSQDVPPSAVAPSSPQKTQSPADFQAVQKSLVDALTQGEK, from the coding sequence ATGTTCATCATCAGCACTCTTCTTAGCGGTTGTGCGGGCGAACAGGCCGATAATAAAGTCACTGCCGAACAGCAAGCCGTTGAACAGGTGGCCGCACCCTTTGCTCAGGGCGCGATCGCCCTCACCATCACGGCAGAGCCAGGCCTGAACAGCTGGAATGAGATCGCTAACAGCTGCACATTGCTGGTCATTCAGGCGCAAAAAGCCAGTTCGTTGAATAAGATCATGTCAAATCCTGCGCAGCTGAAAAACCTGTTTAACGGCGCAGGTGCCGAGGACGACATTCTTAAAGTGGATCGTTACGCCGCGATGCCCGGTCAGCAAACCACGCTGCACATTGATCGCAGCGAGAATACCCGCGTGGTCGCAATCGTCGCCGGGTATTACCCGTTCCCGAAAAAGCAGCATATGGCCATGGTCAGCATCCCGGTCACCCTCACCAGTACCGGCTGGTGGACCCCAAAATGGTCCGCACAACTCTCTCCACTGATCCTCAACGTCAGGCTCGGCAGCCAGAGCATTACAGAGCTGACGAAAAATGCATCGTCGCAAGACGTTCCGCCATCAGCGGTCGCTCCGTCATCGCCGCAGAAAACTCAGTCGCCAGCAGACTTTCAGGCAGTGCAGAAATCGCTTGTAGACGCCCTGACGCAGGGAGAGAAGTAG
- the tssK gene encoding type VI secretion system baseplate subunit TssK: MYTEQQQIYWYSGLYLQPQHFQSVDLHHSYMLAQQRQLAQPWNVGVIQCDIHHETLVDFSLKIDHLRLILPSGYYLEYPGNCLIEPRQFRDAWKQREKPFTLWLALRRFDPDHPNVGTGTSSRWINHADDGVMKDVYHNGPESEVPRIAYNIRILSEAEKETAVDCECLPLLQLRYDNDRVIFDPRFSPPAVTLTGSPALKTLLEGLRAELNSRAHKLEEYKRPDQLSNGSKSAGDITQLLAMRSLNRTLPLLEHYCRAPTIHPWQIYGLLVQLVGEISSFNDMCSFTGEWLDGGPSLLPYDHFNLIDCFSSVRKTLITLLNGLALEDNTYITLKSDEQRIYRGELMPGKIPPASQVLLLLRSEKLASWHSSFAAGGEFKIAPQNAISALIQHALPGISSAWATPSPRGVPDRKDSCYFVLNRHEDAWKSVEQYKNIAFYWADAPDDLQVQLVFMVPSQ; this comes from the coding sequence ATGTACACAGAACAACAGCAGATTTACTGGTACTCCGGTTTATATTTGCAACCTCAACATTTTCAGTCAGTTGATCTCCACCATAGCTATATGCTGGCGCAACAGCGTCAGCTGGCACAGCCGTGGAATGTGGGCGTGATCCAGTGCGATATCCATCACGAAACGCTGGTGGATTTTTCGCTCAAAATTGACCATCTGCGCCTGATCCTGCCCTCAGGCTATTATCTCGAATATCCGGGCAACTGCCTGATTGAGCCACGCCAATTTCGTGACGCCTGGAAACAGCGTGAGAAGCCTTTCACATTGTGGCTGGCGCTGCGCCGTTTCGACCCCGACCATCCGAACGTTGGTACTGGCACCAGCAGTCGCTGGATCAACCACGCCGACGACGGGGTGATGAAAGACGTTTATCACAACGGTCCGGAAAGTGAGGTGCCGCGGATTGCCTACAACATCCGCATCCTGAGCGAGGCAGAGAAAGAAACTGCCGTCGATTGCGAATGCCTGCCGCTGCTGCAACTACGTTATGACAACGATCGCGTGATTTTCGATCCGCGTTTCAGCCCGCCAGCGGTGACACTTACCGGATCGCCAGCGCTGAAAACGCTGTTAGAAGGACTGCGCGCTGAACTCAACAGCCGCGCCCACAAACTCGAAGAATATAAACGCCCCGATCAACTGAGCAACGGCAGTAAAAGCGCCGGTGACATCACGCAGTTGCTGGCGATGCGTTCCCTCAACCGCACGTTGCCGCTGCTTGAACATTACTGTCGTGCGCCGACCATTCATCCGTGGCAAATCTATGGCCTGCTAGTGCAGCTGGTGGGGGAAATATCGTCCTTTAATGACATGTGCTCATTCACAGGCGAATGGCTCGACGGAGGCCCGTCACTGCTGCCTTACGATCACTTCAACCTGATTGACTGTTTTAGTAGTGTCAGGAAAACGCTGATCACCCTTCTCAATGGGCTGGCGCTGGAAGACAACACCTACATCACTCTGAAATCCGACGAACAAAGGATTTATCGCGGCGAACTGATGCCCGGAAAAATACCACCGGCCAGTCAGGTGCTGTTGTTGCTGCGGTCGGAAAAACTGGCGTCGTGGCATTCAAGCTTTGCGGCGGGTGGGGAATTTAAAATCGCACCGCAGAACGCCATTAGCGCGCTTATCCAGCACGCCCTGCCGGGTATCTCCTCTGCGTGGGCGACCCCTTCACCGCGAGGTGTGCCTGACCGCAAAGACTCCTGCTATTTTGTGCTTAACCGGCATGAAGATGCATGGAAAAGCGTCGAACAATATAAAAACATCGCTTTTTACTGGGCCGATGCACCTGACGACCTGCAGGTGCAACTGGTCTTTATGGTGCCCTCACAATGA
- a CDS encoding DotU family type IV/VI secretion system protein, producing MKLLDCYLPVFKLAAEFAHQPALFADYDTFRALCLTRLEAAVQEAEYQDVTDFERDQAFFAVVVWLDETVLCSAQPFAQSWRYDLLQRKYFQTSIGGEMFFVRLNDLKEEHLQARRVFLFCLQNGFHGKYSAAQDTHALAVLIGQQRQHCLPQAWQQWPNDAQLTPVSVRKRSLASSKCNVVLAVLGLAVLYATLVLLQTLYFS from the coding sequence ATGAAACTCCTCGATTGCTATCTGCCCGTATTCAAACTGGCCGCCGAATTCGCGCATCAGCCTGCACTTTTTGCCGATTACGACACCTTTCGCGCGCTCTGCCTCACCCGGCTCGAAGCTGCAGTGCAGGAGGCCGAGTATCAGGACGTTACCGATTTCGAGCGGGATCAGGCGTTCTTCGCCGTGGTGGTCTGGCTCGATGAAACCGTTCTGTGTTCGGCACAGCCCTTTGCACAAAGCTGGCGCTACGATTTACTGCAACGCAAATACTTCCAGACCTCCATCGGCGGTGAGATGTTCTTTGTCCGGCTGAATGACCTGAAAGAAGAGCATCTACAGGCGCGGCGTGTGTTCCTGTTTTGTCTGCAAAATGGATTCCACGGGAAATATAGCGCTGCGCAGGACACTCATGCTCTGGCCGTTCTCATCGGACAACAGCGCCAGCACTGCCTGCCGCAGGCCTGGCAACAGTGGCCAAACGACGCGCAGCTCACGCCGGTCAGTGTCAGAAAACGATCGCTCGCGTCCTCAAAGTGCAACGTTGTGCTTGCCGTTCTGGGGCTGGCGGTGCTTTACGCTACCCTGGTGCTTCTTCAGACCCTTTATTTTTCATAA